Proteins found in one Triticum aestivum cultivar Chinese Spring chromosome 4D, IWGSC CS RefSeq v2.1, whole genome shotgun sequence genomic segment:
- the LOC123100369 gene encoding purine permease 3-like, which translates to MATLTASASSAMQEAAKTPTASPPRATAASTASPARYRPSPLVIFSACLVLIGAGGPLLLRVYFVHGGQRLWLSALLQISGWPLLLPPLCVSLFRGRRHGIANLLLPPRLVVAAAVLGGFYAVSCYVYAMGSQALPLSTSSLLLATQLAFTAVFAFLFVGLRFTPFSANAVLLLIIGPAVLGVGPGAGKPAGVTSKAYWTGFCEGIAAAALAGLVLPLVEVAMERYGRRTGPAARTPPPYSTVMQMQAVMGAAGTIVCLLGMAIKSDFGALRSEAAAFGLGKTNYYLVLVWDAVSWQLLNLGIMGLITCASSLLAGIMIAVLLPLSQILAVMFLHEKFDGPKGIALVLSLWGFASYMYGEKVQQKKLEAQKSELQQQQQQQVGSETGDLELAAP; encoded by the coding sequence ATGGCAACCTTAACTGCTAGTGCCAGTTCGGCCATGCAAGAAGCAGCGAAGACGCcaaccgcctcgccgccccgcgccacagCCGCCTCGACAGCTTCGCCGGCTCGCTACCGGCCGTCGCCTCTGGTCATATTCAGCGCCTGCCTCGTCCTGATCGGCGCCGGCGGGCCGCTCCTGCTGCGGGTCTACTTCGTCCACGGCGGCCAACGCCTGTGGCTCTCCGCGCTGCTCCAGATCTCAGGCTGGCCGCTCCTCCTCCCACCCCTGTGTGTCTCCCTCTTCCGCGGTCGCCGCCATGGCATCGCCAACCTCCTCCTCCCGCCTCGCCTCGTCGTCGCGGCCGCCGTGCTCGGCGGGTTCTACGCCGTGTCGTGCTACGTGTACGCGATGGGGTCGCAGGCGCTGCCGCTGTCCACGTCGTCGCTGCTGCTGGCGACGCAGCTCGCCTTCACCGCCGTGTTCGCGTTCCTCTTCGTCGGGCTCCGCTTCACACCCTTCTCGGCCAACGCCGTCTTGCTGCTCATCATCGGCCCGGCGGTGCTCGGTGTCGGGCCAGGAGCAGGGAAGCCAGCGGGCGTGACATCCAAGGCGTACTGGACCGGGTTCTGCGAGGGCATCGCTGCGGCGGCGCTCGCCGGGCTCGTGCTGCCGCTCGTTGAGGTCGCCATGGAACGATACGGGCGCCGGACGGGACCCGCCGCGAGGACGCCGCCTCCCTACTCCACGGTGATGCAGATGCAGGCCGTGATGGGCGCCGCCGGCACGATCGTGTGCTTGCTCGGAATGGCCATCAAGAGCGACTTCGGGGCGCTGCGGAGCGAGGCGGCGGCGTTCGGGCTCGGCAAGACCAACTACTACCTGGTGCTCGTGTGGGACGCCGTGTCATGGCAGCTTCTCAACCTGGGCATCATGGGGCTCATCACCTGCGCCTCCTCGCTCCTCGCCGGCATCATGATCGCCGTCCTCCTGCCGCTTTCCCAGATCCTCGCCGTCATGTTCCTCCACGAGAAGTTCGACGGGCCAAAGGGCATCGCGCTGGTGCTCTCCCTCTGGGGCTTCGCCTCCTACATGTACGGCGAGAAGGTCcagcagaagaagctggaggcGCAGAAGAGCgagctgcagcagcagcagcagcagcaggtgggGAGCGAAACCGGAGACCTGGAGCTGGCTGCCCCTTGA